CCATCAGGATGGAGCCGAACAGGAAGGAATGGAGGAGCAACTACATCTTACTGAAATTAATCatgtttaaagagaaaacagaaaacctggagGATGACCTGTTGGCAGAGTTGAAATCTGCCAATGAAGAAGATCCAGAGAACTTGTACCTCGAAGTTCTTCACATGGAGGCGTGTGCAGCAAAAGGAATAAAACCTGACACTGAAGCCGTGCAGAATTTGGCAGGAAGGGTTTTAAGCAGGCCGGCGAGCAGCTACAATGGCCTGGCGCCGTTACTGCGGCTCTGCAGGGAGTTCTTGTCTGTGGATGAAGCTGTTGGTTTAGCCGAGGAGGCCCTGAGGAGACATCCTGAAGCTCGTTCTGTGAAGGCATGTGCTGCCGTCTGTTATAAATACAAAGTCTACTCTCAGAATCAGAATCCAGACCCCAGAACCATCTGCAGGGCCACCGATCTCTTCAAGAAGCTGATCGAAGCTTATCCTCACTCTTTACTTAACAAATTAACTCTCGCAAGCCTTTACGCAAAGTATGATGAAGGTCAAGCTGATCAGATCTTTGAGGACGTGCTGGGAAACCAGAATCTCCTCGAAGATCTGGATCCTACAGATACACAGATGCTTTACCATTTTTACGCAAACCACCTATTCTTCATCAAAAAGAAGGACCACGAGTCGATAAAGTACCACATGAAGGTCGTAGAGATACAACACGAATCTCATTACCGCGAGAAAAGCATCAGAGAGCTCGAGAAGAATGTGACAAGAATCCAAAACTCTGGAATGTGTGAAGAAGTTCGGGAGTTTATGGAGAAGCTgaatttaaatgtctgaaatgaaacagaatcacgaaaaaacattttcatttaaaatcaacaaaatgtaCAATCATGTTTTCAACTAATGTAGAAAATCAAACCTGAATTATGTATGAGGGTGTCTCTGAAATCCAAAAATGTCctgaaaaggttttcaaatgatgaaaaaaacttctcaatatgtatattttattggAATATTCTGTAGtctgataaaaacaataaaatatgtgacTTACACTGCTttatttcagtctgtttgtttcttttttaaatgttgaagaaAAGTTTGTCATTCTTTCATCCGACAAACCAATTCTTTTCAGAGTTCATGACAGAGATGTACTCTTATAGTCTTATACTCTAATAGTAGGCGTTTAGTCTGCGTGTAGTCGGCGTGTAGTAGGCGTTTAGTTGGAGTGTAGTAGACGTGCAGTCAGCGTGTAGTAGGAGTGTAGTCGGCGTTTAGTAgaacaacaataacagaatAACAACAGATGAACATTGTTCAGTCTTTCACACTGATAGACGGTTTTAGTCAAACCTGAAATATGAAATTAAGTGGGATCAGCTAGCTCTCAGAGTCTGTGTCTAGTCAGCTAGTACCACACCAGGACTTCAGTGAGCGCCTGGACAGAACTGAGCAGAAATAAGACagagtgacctttgacctctcttAGATGCATTCCTGCTGTCCTGAAAACCTAAATCCTGACCTTCAGTCTTGGTTGAGACTGGGTTAAGAGTGACCTCCTCAGCGGGTCGGGTTCTTTGCTTTGATTAAtggaaaccaaaaaacaaaacctctgaggaggtttgtgtttttctggtAATAATGTCATcacctgtgtttgtttatctgtctgttagcaaaatatcccataactCTCCAGActtatttcagtgaaacttgtCTAAAACTcataaactgttggagtcaacccgatttaagatggccaccacgacctcagcaaacacaaaactgcccATAACACCGTAAGTGTGACAAATACTGAGCTGACAGtggatgtggtagcagctgagggTCGTTCATGACAAAAACTCTGACCTCTTAAAGATCCAAAcatctgaagttttttttaatgatgtcaGTTTAAGATTCTGGGATGAAaagcggtgggcgatatgcattcctttaatcttaattatttattgcatttttaaattttaaatttgtttaatcaTCCGGTTATGTTAGCTCCAGTACCAcctttaaaacagctaaaacctgcGGGTAGAACCCCGGACCGGTTCTCCTGCAGTCCACATACCCCCGACCTCCACCTTACCTGCAGCCCACCTGCCGCCCTCCTGCCTCCCTCCTGCAGCCCACCTGGTCTCCACCTGCTAGTGATGGGTCTGCCGAGAAAAACAAGGCGAAGCCCCGTGTCGGTGCGCGTATCTCTTTAATGAAAACCACGTGACCAATACAGTTCCTGTGTCGTTTGGTTGTGAATGCGccaaattgtatttataaacagaaaaggacacgtttgtgggttttgttggatggagatagtttgtgttgtttgctttGCGTTGGTTTTTGGCTTGTCATCGAAAACTATGGATCAACCAAGGAAGAGGAAGTTTTCTCCCGTGTGGGATCCTTTTGATCTTATCATTATTATTCCGTTCTCATTTCCACTATTGATCATTCTTCTGTCGGGTTATTCcaatttctttctgaagaaTACAAACttgcaatgacatttttatgtacgCCGGCATCATCAGTGCCCTGTGAGAGGGTGTTCTcaaaagcaggagaaatggTTTGTAAGCAGCGCAATCGCCTTGGCCCAAAGATGTTAACGCAGctgatgtttctaaataaaaatgtgtgaatgaaccttgttcagtctgtttccaGTCTTTACTGAAGTTGCCtgcaattactttttaaatccagcagaTGTCGCCATTGAGTGATACAGCAACACAGTTTCAACACAGTGTCGACACAGTTTGGGAAATGTGCCATACACCCAATGAGGCTTCATCTGCCCATCCCTACCTGAGACTAAAGATGAACCTCTGGGAGAcgagaaggcacgagcaaacagaacagcacatcagggagacaagagaatgacaatgaaccagccgagaggtagagaatgtgaccgggtattaaaNGGTTTTGAGCTGACATCCAGCAGTCTGCGCTGACGGTCGATCTCTTCCTCGTACTGGACGATggttttttcaaactctgtgaatatttctccagcagcagcagttagtcGCTCGCTGATAAACTCTCTCAGAGACTGAACTGAAGACATTGTTACTGTGGAGACTCAAATATTCACCTCACACACCCAAACCGACACATAAACCaccacatacacaaacacagctaaCCATGCTAACGCTGCTAGCACCTTGTTTACTTCCGGTGGTGTCACACTGTGACGGTCCGACTTTATGTTAACTTCAATATTAGTCATTGGTTAACTTATTTATCCCGGATATTCACTCTGTTCACCGAGtaacattaaaataatctaGAAATCATAAAATCGACTTCAGTTCACTGCTGTTATCGTCTTTACTTCCGGTAGTGTCTCACTAAGAAGCTCCgataaaaactgcagtttaaaagTTGTAGTCCGCCTATAATTGATTCAAAGTGGTTCACcaatcaattttttaaaatgactaattaaCATCAGAAAGTCAGTAATTTCacgtaaacatgttttttctctggtttctttaaacatgaagaaatacaagatttttgtcacaattttaaaaacaaaatgttttatgttaatattttattaaaacaaaaaacagaagaaaaatgactgaaaactaCTTTGTACAACTACTGTAAAAAGATGAAGAATGAACAAGTTATgagttataaaaatataatttaatgaaattctgttttctttttcaaatcttGATGTTTTggaggattttttatttttaataagggCACTTTATGGCAGGGGGAGGCAATCCTGGTTCTGGAGAGCCattattctgcatgttttacttgtttctctgctccaacacacctaatttggatatgtgtgtcattaacaggcttctgcagaacatgaagaggtgatctaaccactgaatcaggtgtgttgaagcagggaaacaaggaaaacatgaaggatagtggttctccaggaccagggttgcctacccctgctttaTGGtgttaaactgaacaaatttagatgactgaaaagtgtttaggactgttttaaaccaaaaaactaaatgattaACTTAATAACTTCCTCCTCTGCGTCACTTTAAGTTTGAAACATAAAGTTTGCATTAAACAACAATCAGAGTAACAAcacaaactttataaaataaagtcagaatttaggttaaagtttattaaaataactgcAAACATGTGGATAATACCTCCAACTTTACAAAGTTTAACAGAAATCCCTTCATTAAACACAACAAGGGTTTCGTTTTATTACCACAGACAGTTTCACTGCAGGAAGTTCTGATGAACTAACGTTAACCAAAAAGTCATCCATAAACGTCCTGTAGTTCTGCTCAGGCTCTTGTTCACACAGAAATGATCTTCTACTCTTTATATTTTAGtcgactaaaacaaaaacaattactgCTGACTATAACAGaatcaaaactaaattaaatttcaaaCTGAACTGTGTCTTTGGGAGAGTTTAGTTATATCTTGGAGTAATTCTTCAGTAGTCcagatattttaaataacagtttGTTGCTTGAAGctgttcaataaaacaaaaaccaaacctttcagttaaatatttaggggcttcctgtgtgtgtgcttgtgtggaGAGTCAAAGTGCGTTTATGCCGGAACCGTTTTCCGCACACCTCGCAGGAAAATGGCTTCTCACCGGTGTGAGTCCTCATGTGGACGGTGAGAACGCTCCTTTGGGTGAAACTTTTCCCGCACCGCTCACAGGAGAAAGGCTTCTCACCGGTGTGGGTCCTGATGTGGACGTTCAAATTCCCTTTCTGTCTGAACGTTTTCCCACAGATTTCACAGGAGAAGGACACCTCACCTGTGTGAGCTCTGATGTGAGCACCCAGAGTGCTGCTGTGTCTGAAGCTCTTCCCACAGGTGTTACAGGAGTAGAGCTTCTCACCTGCGTGGGTGCTCATGTGTTCGTTCAGGTCGCTACTGCGAGGGAAGTTTTTCCCACACGTGCCACAGAAAAACGGAAGCTCCGCCGTGTGGGTCCTCATGTGCTCAGTCAGCTTTCCAGACTGAGAGAAACTTCTCCCGCACACTTTACAAGAGAACGGCCTTTCACCCGTGTGGGTCCTCACGTGAACATTCAAGGCTGATGAGCGCCCGAACTTCCTGCCGCAGGTGTTACAGGCATACGGCTTCTCCCCTGTGTGGACTCGGCAGTGCCTCTTCAGTTTGGATCGAAACCTAAAGGATTTTCCACAAAAGTCACAGTTCACAGAATTTCTCTCCGTGTCGGGCTCACACAGAGTCTCACGGATGTGGTCTCTGCTGGAACCCGGGTCTTCCTGACCCCGGTGGTCCCGGTTTGGGTCTCTGAGGTCTCTTTCCTCAAAATCAACAGTCACTATGACGGTGTCAGCCTCCTGTTTCAGAACCAGCTGCTCTTCATCCTGACTGACATGcagttcctcctgttcctctttaacatgtggaggttctggttcttccTCTGGAGATTCTGGTTCCACCTGCAGAGAATCTGGCTCTTTCTGGTTCACTCTGGGGTTCCTCTGCTGGTCAGTGGGAATGTCCTCCTTGCAGAGATAATGCTGCCTGTAAAAGtctggaaaaataaaggaacacAAAACTAACTTCATAAAGTGATCAGTCTTGAAAAAATGGAgtctgaaggtttttatttgaattaaaacaaagaaataatcttGTCTTCACCGggttctaaaataaacaaacaaaatgaaaacgcTGCTTCTATCGTGATGCAACCCCAACGTGGAAGATTTAAATACtgggttatttttattatcgCTGATATATTCTGTAGCTTGAAGGAAGGATGTTTGCCAAATCTCTGTCTTTGTTCCCTCtaactttaacctttgacccttgACCTGGTGATTTCCACAACAAACAGGATCTCAGAATTAgactttaaaatttgaaatgagTGTAAAATGCCTGATGCTGTGAAATTCGTCAATACTTCTTAACAACCTAAGAATTTATCACATTCGATGTTTGCAATGAAGGCCCTTTTGGCCTCTGCAGGCTCCTGTAGCTGCGTGTGATTGGACAAGGGAATGGAAACGAGAGAAGAGTCCACCGCTGCTGGCGACCAGAAGTTTACAACATTTAACATGACGCACAAAGTTCATAAAGTCCACGCCATCGAAAAACTCATTTCCCCTGGGGAGGGCGTAGTGCCATTGCAGGGGGGCGCGGGAAGCGgtatgaatgaaaaaaaaaaaaaaaaaaacagttacacaaaagtgtttccctgtaaagatggtttgtagtttgttttgctgcaaccttaagtgtgaaataaacttcagtggagtttgtaaacaaaatatgtgtataggtttatgtctggttgaacgatgagtgtgcccagttgattttttttttcttttttaacgcaggattttattgtaatccataggggggcccagaagaaaatctttgggaaccactgacttAACATTAGATTAATGTTAGCTTAAAGTTAGTTTATCACTTCAACTAACtccagctaacgttagcttagcACTTCAGCCAATACAAGCTAATGTTAGTTTAGCACTCCAGCTTATAACccacagaaaaagacattttcctgtaaaaagataaaactgtttCAGATGAAGTTCTGCTCAGTCAAACTGAAAGCTTCCAGTGGGAAAAGatcatcctcctcatcatcatcaataTAAAGAATCTAATATCATGATTAGAAgacaatgttttattctttttgctaAGCAATATAAAGAGAAGGAAGTTGTAAAGcgtggttttattttgacacatcTTATGTTTCTAATTGAATTcatgtatatttatattaaaccttttattcCGAACTGGAGATTTTCTACCTGAgcagataaaaatgtaattaccaCACCTGGTTTAACTTACATTTCGACTCTTTGTCCCAGGAAATAGACGGGTTCTAGCTGGCCCGGTGTCAGTAATTCGGTTGATTTCTGATCATCCCGCTGACACCTGAATGAGTGTATGAATGTGGAGGGTTGAAGCCCACCTGCTGTGTCAGAGCTCCGGTGAGGTTTCCAGCTGATATCCAGCAGTCTGCGCTGACGGTCAATCTCTTCCTCGTACTGGACGATggttttttcaaactctgtgaatatttctccagcagcagctgttagTCGCTCGCTGATAAACTCTCTCAGAGACTGAACTGAAGACATTGTTACTGCGTAGACTCAGATATTCACCTCACACAcccaaaccaacacaaacacacacacagctaacaATGCTAATGCTGCTAGCTCCTTCTGCCGGTAACTCCCACCGGATCTGACGTAGCGAAGTTCCGGCAGAAACAGTGttaacttttagtttagtttaatgtttATACCAGCCATAAAATAAATCCCATTGACATGTTTTTGACCCTAACCACCAACACGAAGAAAGCTAGCCATGCTAACGCTGCTAGCGCCTTGTTTACTTCCGCCggatgtttcttcttctgaggTTTAATTGAGGTTGAGTTTGAATCCATCTTCATCCAAGATGCTTCAggactttttctctgtttaggataaaaatgtttgactgactttattttttatttattatttattaccaaattaatcttttatctttttctaataaaaaggttttaaaaactttaaatataaatatcatGTGTCACAGAAAAATTACAATTGCCcacaaaagtaatttaaaatatacttcaagtattaaattaaatatttcaaaactatggcttttttaaactttatttaatatgtacctttaaaaacaatacatcaaaaatgtatttgacaGAAGTTTGAAATAAGTATAACTTAAGTAATTATCCATTAATTGTTGTGgaagtttttgtattttcaaaaaaagtgTGCTTAAGTATAGTTAATTTAACGATAAAAGTGTGACACTAGTGTACATGACATGTTTATGAATATACTACTGAAAAATCAGAAgtagttaaaaaacaaagtctttttactgtttttaacaGAAGCACCTGGGTGCtaatgttaaaaataagaatGATATAGAGAATAGCACTGAATTTAATACTTCTGTGcatcttttaacatttatttctctgtttgaaGAGGTTAGAAAGAGCCTTAATCtctttcacacatttaataagagtttaacaataaaataaaaagtcagaattatttaattatatattatataatatataattatTCTCTAAATAATAAAGGTTTGATCCAGCAGTCCTGTGGCAGTTTCTGACTTCAGGGtgacagcagaggaggaggaagaggcaggaggaggaggaggaggaagcaggaaTGCGTCCTGCAGGCCAACACACGTCCTCCTGCTGTCATGttctcagaaaacaaaccaactgTGAGTCCAACAGAACCACCGCCCCGCTGAGAGGACATGAGAGGATACCGAGGCATCAAGTACACTTTATTCATCTTCTGCTACTTCTTCTGGGTGAGTCGGAGCCatgtggggtcaaaggtcgcgCTTCATTCAGGCAAAGGCAGACCGTCTGACAGGAAGAACAAAAGCAGAGATCGTTtctgaagtttattttcttctgactggaaaagaaaaagtaaaaaattacagagacatcaaatattttcagtttttaggttGTTCGTTTTGCTGAGGTTCAGTtgtggaaacattttaatttgaatatcAGTTCGATTTACAGCTCTGTGTGTatatttttccctttaaaagaTCAGGACGGTCCTGGTTCTGGATCAACAGGTTTTCTTTCTGAAGctctttttctttggacttcaGCAGCTTTTCCTCTCAGGTTTTGTCCTCCTTCCTGATCATTTTCAGAGGAGAGTTTGGACCTCTGACTGGGAAGTGTTGTTTACCTGcagtttgtgttggtttatttgaagtaaaactAATCTTGATAATGTCGCACAGCGCTCATGAACCCGACTCTGAACCAATTTGTCTGGTTGCTTATCCCCCATCTGAGATGatctcatgctgagaaatgtCATAGTTGgtgccgttttggtcaaacattaacAACAACAGTACGtctgatctgttagcactcagagtacgtgttggggatgactctcagctactagttcagtatctgtatgtttgtgtttgctaaggtcaactagctgtggcagctatcttgaatgaGCTGCAGACGTTCCTACAGTgatcattaaaacctgtccactgagtcatgagatattttgctgacagacagacagacaaacaggcggCGGGTGATACCAGATGAGCAGCACATCTGTAGATATTTGGTGTAAATCTGGATGTCTGTGTCTCCCTGCAGGTTGTGAGCGCCGTCCTGATCGCTGTGGGGATCTACGCCAAGATTGCTAAAGAGAAAGGTGCCTGATCTGCTGAAGTAGCTCACAGGTTTTAATATGAAAGCCCAATAAATCAGTTTGAGGTCAGACGTCTCCAGAAACAAGCCTCTGAAGTGATGAAAGCAGctgagtgtaaaaacaaagctCTGCTGATCATCACATTCCTGAAGACATGTTCCAACTTTTGCTGCCTGATGGTGAATCAAACGGCCCATGTGGCTCTGTCTTTAATGTGCGTTTTTTTAGttcatatttttacatttgttttcatttgtaagcTGTGATTTTTCCCTCCCTTTGATGATGTTAGTGacaaatgaaatcattttgCCCAGCTCTGGAACGGAGACTCTGAGTGTCTGTTTGAGGACTCAGACTCGTCAGGACAGACACCGGACGGGTCCtcatgtgtgtctctgtgtttagaTGTGGTGGACACCCTCGCAGTTGATCCTGCTTTGCTGCTGATTGTTGTCGGGGTGTTGATGTTCCTCATCACGTTCCTGGGATGTTTCGGAGCGCTGCGGAATGCCACCTGCCTGCTGAAGACGGTATGACTCCAGCCCGATCCATTTACAGATGCTGCGTCCCCAAAGGTTTCTGCAGTTCTGAGACTCTGTCCTCTGAAGGCAGAGAGGAACACCCTGCTCTGACAGGCTCTGCTAGCACCTTCCACCATCTTGGAACCACAGATTATGGTGCTTCTGGCACCACCACCACTAACCTCCCACCACCTCTGGTCTGATGAATCTCTGTAAACCCAGAGATGGTTCTGGTGAAAACCGCAGCAGATCAGCAGGTTCTGAATCACATCATGTTCACAGTCTCTTAAATCCCCTCCCATCCTCGTTCTGATGGccggtttgaacttcagcaagttgtCTTCACCATGTGTAGCTGTCTGAATGCAtcgagttgctgccatgtgattggttGATAAGATATTTGTCTTAATGAGAAACTGAACAGTCCGGTTagtgtaaatgtttttcatctgttttgggGTAAAACAGTCATGATGATGGGCTCTACAGAAGGATGTCTCAGAAACAAGCTAACAGTTCGTGCAGAGACCTCAGAGTCAACTGGTGGTCCTGACAGGAACAGCTGGGTGTCATCAGCATAGAAGAGTAACAGGACGTCCAAGGAGCAGAAGAGTGAGTCCAATAAAGTGgcttaaaactgtaaaaagaagaGGTCCCAGGACAGAGGCTTGGGGTGTCCTTGAGGAAAAGTTATGGGATGTCTTTCCTAATGCAACTTGAAGGAATAGTTGCtagatttgatttaaatccAGAGAAGATCTTATTTACGATGCTGGTCTAAGAAAGAACAGATAGCAGAATGTCATTGTTTCATATGCCAAAAACCTACATttacattctttgtttttacccaGGCAAAGCTTTTG
The DNA window shown above is from Kryptolebias marmoratus isolate JLee-2015 linkage group LG18, ASM164957v2, whole genome shotgun sequence and carries:
- the LOC108247564 gene encoding zinc finger protein 664-like, which produces MSSVQSLREFISERLTAAAGEIFTEFEKTIVQYEEEIDRQRRLLDISWKPHRSSDTADFYRQHYLCKEDIPTDQQRNPRVNQKEPDSLQVEPESPEEEPEPPHVKEEQEELHVSQDEEQLVLKQEADTVIVTVDFEERDLRDPNRDHRGQEDPGSSRDHIRETLCEPDTERNSVNCDFCGKSFRFRSKLKRHCRVHTGEKPYACNTCGRKFGRSSALNVHVRTHTGERPFSCKVCGRSFSQSGKLTEHMRTHTAELPFFCGTCGKNFPRSSDLNEHMSTHAGEKLYSCNTCGKSFRHSSTLGAHIRAHTGEVSFSCEICGKTFRQKGNLNVHIRTHTGEKPFSCERCGKSFTQRSVLTVHMRTHTGEKPFSCEVCGKRFRHKRTLTLHTSTHTGSP
- the LOC108247563 gene encoding interferon-induced protein with tetratricopeptide repeats 2-like, producing the protein MSSQSLESKLEALQSHFTWDLDPRRSKLFRLKDNLEDIGTEEDNIWLGPIYNLQGFIHYKLGFMEEARAFFSRATEAFQQLKTTDEGPWLVVNYGNLAWLHHHTGEDEKRQDFLSKVDALMNKYPAPIKGELHPEVCAEKAWTLMKFDNEKKLQAAEYFQKAIRMEPNRKEWRSNYILLKLIMFKEKTENLEDDLLAELKSANEEDPENLYLEVLHMEACAAKGIKPDTEAVQNLAGRVLSRPASSYNGLAPLLRLCREFLSVDEAVGLAEEALRRHPEARSVKACAAVCYKYKVYSQNQNPDPRTICRATDLFKKLIEAYPHSLLNKLTLASLYAKYDEGQADQIFEDVLGNQNLLEDLDPTDTQMLYHFYANHLFFIKKKDHESIKYHMKVVEIQHESHYREKSIRELEKNVTRIQNSGMCEEVREFMEKLNLNV